From the Leptotrichia sp. oral taxon 221 genome, one window contains:
- a CDS encoding metal-dependent transcriptional regulator: MSKSLEDYLKGIYLLKKRKQYSNKNLAEYLNISPASVSEMIKKLSNENYLILEGRNIKLTKKGSDIAVNIIRKHRVWEVFLVEKLGYDKDEIHEEAEVLEHVTSEKLLQKLEKFLFYPKECPHGSSIFYDSDEFSEENMMKLSEVAEEDEIVILSVEDNIELYDYLREMDITIKESYKVTKKDPFNGPIYLENSNKKIKIIAYDAAKLIEIYRKKYEGE; encoded by the coding sequence ATGAGTAAGAGTTTAGAAGATTATTTAAAGGGAATATATCTCCTTAAAAAAAGAAAACAGTATTCAAATAAGAATTTAGCTGAATATCTCAATATTTCACCTGCATCAGTTAGTGAAATGATAAAGAAACTTTCAAATGAAAATTATCTAATCCTGGAAGGCAGGAATATAAAGCTTACTAAGAAGGGAAGTGATATTGCAGTAAATATTATAAGAAAACATAGAGTTTGGGAAGTGTTTCTTGTAGAAAAGCTGGGTTATGATAAAGATGAGATACATGAAGAAGCTGAAGTTTTAGAACATGTGACAAGTGAAAAATTATTGCAAAAACTTGAGAAATTTCTTTTCTATCCTAAAGAATGTCCACATGGAAGTTCAATATTTTATGACAGTGATGAATTTAGTGAAGAAAATATGATGAAACTGTCTGAAGTAGCAGAAGAAGATGAGATAGTAATATTAAGTGTAGAAGATAATATAGAACTGTACGACTATCTAAGAGAAATGGATATAACAATAAAAGAAAGTTATAAAGTTACAAAAAAAGATCCTTTTAATGGACCTATTTATCTGGAAAATAGTAATAAGAAAATAAAAATTATCGCATATGATGCGGCTAAACTAATAGAAATTTATAGAAAAAAATATGAAGGAGAATGA
- a CDS encoding metal ABC transporter permease: protein MNFMIGHTFRTVALGCSLLGMVSGILGCFAVLRKQSLLGDAVSHASLPGVCLAFLFTNVKETEVLLFGALVTGVICIGLIQLIQNYTKIKFDSALALILSVFFGLGLVLLSYMNKLPGSNKSGLNKFIFGQASTFIERDVNVIFIAGIVLLAIIMLFWKEFKLVSFDSDFAKTLGFPSKKIEILISVLIVATVIIGIQAAGVILISAMLISPAVAARQWTDKLSVMVILSAIFGGISGFFGTLISISQENLPTGPIIVVIISLIVLFSILFSNKRGIIFKIIRNNQKRKLNLAKLKEAKGEDK from the coding sequence ATGAATTTTATGATTGGCCACACTTTTAGAACAGTTGCACTCGGGTGTTCGTTGCTTGGAATGGTGTCAGGAATATTGGGATGTTTTGCAGTATTGCGAAAACAAAGTTTGCTTGGAGATGCAGTTTCTCACGCTTCTTTGCCTGGTGTATGCCTTGCCTTTTTATTCACAAATGTGAAGGAAACAGAAGTTCTGTTATTCGGAGCATTGGTAACGGGTGTGATTTGTATTGGATTAATTCAGTTAATTCAAAATTATACAAAAATAAAATTTGATAGTGCGTTAGCCTTGATTTTATCAGTGTTTTTTGGATTAGGATTAGTTTTACTTTCTTACATGAACAAATTACCTGGCTCGAATAAATCTGGATTGAATAAATTTATTTTTGGACAAGCGTCGACATTTATCGAACGAGATGTCAATGTAATTTTTATTGCAGGAATTGTACTTTTAGCAATAATTATGCTATTTTGGAAAGAGTTCAAGCTTGTTTCATTCGATTCAGATTTTGCAAAAACATTAGGGTTTCCAAGTAAAAAAATCGAAATTTTAATTTCCGTATTAATCGTAGCGACTGTAATAATCGGAATCCAAGCAGCAGGAGTAATTTTAATAAGTGCAATGTTAATTTCTCCAGCAGTTGCCGCAAGACAATGGACAGATAAACTTTCAGTTATGGTAATTTTATCAGCGATTTTTGGCGGTATATCAGGATTTTTTGGAACACTGATCAGTATAAGCCAAGAAAATTTGCCGACAGGACCGATTATCGTAGTAATTATAAGTTTAATCGTGCTTTTCAGTATTCTATTTTCAAACAAGCGAGGAATTATTTTTAAAATTATAAGAAATAATCAAAAGAGAAAATTAAATCTAGCTAAATTAAAAGAGGCGAAAGGAGAGGATAAATAA
- the cbiT gene encoding precorrin-6Y C5,15-methyltransferase (decarboxylating) subunit CbiT, producing MYHIKDKDFIRGKVPMTKEEIRAVSIAKMEISDEDVCIDIGGGTGSVSIEMARFAKNGHVYTIEQKEEAIDLIKQNMEKFGIKNMTVISGKAPEDLPQGITFDKVFIGGSGGNLSEIINYSYENLKEGGIIALNFIVLENTFEALEYLKKSKFEDIDISQIIVAKNRKVKDFNMMMSENPIYVISARK from the coding sequence ATGTATCATATAAAAGATAAGGACTTTATTCGTGGAAAAGTTCCAATGACAAAGGAAGAAATAAGAGCGGTGAGTATTGCGAAAATGGAAATTTCTGATGAAGATGTGTGTATTGATATTGGTGGTGGAACTGGCTCTGTAAGTATTGAAATGGCTAGATTTGCTAAAAATGGGCATGTTTACACGATTGAGCAAAAAGAGGAAGCCATTGATTTAATAAAACAAAATATGGAAAAATTTGGGATAAAAAATATGACTGTAATTTCTGGAAAAGCACCAGAAGATTTACCACAAGGAATAACTTTTGATAAAGTGTTTATTGGTGGTTCAGGTGGAAATTTATCAGAAATTATCAATTATTCTTATGAAAATTTAAAAGAAGGCGGAATAATCGCTTTGAACTTTATCGTTTTAGAAAACACATTTGAAGCACTTGAATACTTGAAAAAATCGAAGTTTGAGGATATTGATATTTCTCAAATAATTGTGGCAAAAAATAGAAAAGTGAAGGATTTTAACATGATGATGTCGGAAAATCCAATTTATGTGATTTCTGCGAGAAAATAA
- a CDS encoding pantothenate kinase, with the protein MKKNLKKLCLLMVVLAMGVVTYANGRATAQNNTQAVTQSEEFPGGLAKGIDQKFTTDGKLHAEKFLNKTLSYTDTADTFKIQKDSKGYFVTKYIDESLEQDSSDSIKEEKVRLRLEKKVFLREVAKDGDYAYAYDTKLKKVVIINPHNNYRIMTVVD; encoded by the coding sequence ATGAAGAAAAATTTAAAAAAATTATGTTTGCTAATGGTAGTATTAGCAATGGGAGTAGTAACTTATGCAAATGGAAGAGCAACTGCTCAAAATAACACTCAAGCTGTTACACAAAGTGAAGAATTTCCAGGCGGATTAGCAAAAGGAATAGATCAGAAATTTACTACAGATGGAAAGTTGCATGCAGAAAAGTTTTTGAATAAAACACTTAGTTATACAGATACAGCTGATACTTTTAAAATTCAAAAAGACAGCAAAGGATATTTTGTTACAAAATATATCGATGAATCTCTAGAGCAAGACAGTTCTGATTCAATAAAAGAAGAAAAAGTAAGATTAAGATTAGAAAAGAAAGTATTTCTTAGAGAAGTAGCCAAAGATGGGGATTACGCTTATGCTTACGACACAAAACTTAAAAAAGTAGTAATAATAAATCCACATAACAATTATAGAATAATGACTGTAGTTGATTAA
- a CDS encoding metal ABC transporter solute-binding protein, Zn/Mn family, with protein MNNNLLNIKKNFKFVIMFGLMILALVNCGNKGGAAKDNAQSGNGDKKIKIVTTTTMLADLSRIIGGDKVEVEGLMGEGVDPHLYTASAGDVDKLSKADLIVYGGLHLEGKMTEVFESMEQQKKSILNVGEAIDKSQVTMVEGNTPDPHVWFNTEFWGKEAEALANKLAEMDSKNADYYKQNYENYKKELAELTEYVKGRINEIPEKSRVLVTAHDAFGYFGKQFGLEVKAIQGVSTDSETGTKNISDLANFIVERDIKAIFVESSVPKKSIEALQEAVKAKGKEIKIGGELYSDSLGDKEHNTESYIKTVKANADTIANALK; from the coding sequence ATGAACAATAATCTATTAAATATAAAAAAGAACTTTAAATTTGTAATAATGTTTGGATTAATGATACTTGCACTGGTAAATTGCGGAAATAAAGGTGGAGCAGCAAAAGACAATGCCCAGTCGGGAAATGGAGATAAAAAAATAAAAATTGTTACAACAACAACAATGCTTGCTGATCTTAGCAGAATAATCGGTGGAGATAAAGTTGAAGTTGAAGGGCTTATGGGAGAAGGAGTAGATCCTCACTTGTATACAGCCAGCGCAGGAGATGTAGATAAACTTTCAAAAGCTGATTTAATTGTTTATGGCGGACTTCATCTGGAAGGTAAAATGACAGAAGTATTTGAAAGTATGGAACAACAGAAGAAATCTATACTTAATGTAGGAGAAGCAATAGATAAAAGTCAAGTTACAATGGTGGAAGGAAACACACCTGATCCACATGTCTGGTTTAATACAGAATTCTGGGGAAAAGAAGCTGAAGCATTGGCAAATAAATTAGCAGAAATGGATTCTAAAAATGCTGACTATTATAAACAGAATTATGAAAACTATAAAAAAGAATTAGCTGAACTTACTGAATATGTAAAAGGAAGAATTAATGAAATTCCTGAAAAAAGTAGAGTGCTTGTAACAGCCCATGATGCATTTGGATATTTTGGAAAACAGTTTGGACTTGAAGTTAAGGCAATACAGGGAGTTTCTACAGATTCTGAAACAGGTACTAAAAATATAAGTGATTTGGCAAACTTCATTGTTGAAAGGGATATAAAGGCAATTTTCGTAGAGTCTTCAGTACCTAAAAAAAGTATAGAAGCATTACAGGAAGCGGTAAAGGCAAAAGGAAAAGAAATAAAAATAGGTGGGGAACTTTATTCAGATTCACTAGGAGACAAGGAACATAATACAGAATCTTATATAAAAACAGTAAAAGCAAATGCAGACACAATTGCAAATGCATTAAAATAG
- a CDS encoding TlpA disulfide reductase family protein — translation MKKLLIIISLFMTCIFGFANAKPLDVDVTEGAKLPNFELRDFHGKYTKSKKIFGDGKPTLLIFAAEWCPYCQRELADVQKFYEENKDNINVVVVFTRRKTNLSATKKYVEDSKFTFPVYYDATNTLMTAFKVKTVPYNLIIQNSRIQKDLGGSKNYEELKEAFYLNY, via the coding sequence ATGAAAAAATTATTGATTATTATTTCATTATTTATGACATGTATTTTCGGATTCGCAAATGCAAAGCCTCTTGATGTTGATGTAACAGAAGGTGCAAAATTACCAAATTTTGAATTAAGAGATTTTCATGGGAAATATACTAAAAGTAAAAAAATATTTGGAGATGGAAAACCAACACTTTTAATTTTTGCGGCTGAATGGTGTCCTTATTGTCAACGTGAATTAGCTGATGTACAAAAATTTTACGAAGAAAATAAAGATAATATAAATGTTGTAGTTGTATTCACAAGAAGAAAAACAAACTTATCAGCAACTAAAAAATATGTAGAAGATAGTAAATTTACTTTCCCTGTGTATTACGACGCTACAAATACTCTTATGACAGCCTTCAAAGTAAAAACTGTTCCATACAACTTGATTATCCAAAATTCAAGAATCCAAAAAGATTTGGGTGGATCAAAAAATTATGAAGAGTTGAAAGAAGCATTTTATTTGAATTATTAA
- a CDS encoding EamA family transporter: MIIGSIVSNIVHPIWKIEGNINTKSIIQVAIVVILGTSIAYLIYIASLNYISSSLAGILTAFEPVLAAILSVIIFGLRFSVVELIGFVLVFVSIFILEKRL; this comes from the coding sequence ATGATTATAGGAAGCATAGTTTCAAACATTGTTCATCCAATTTGGAAAATAGAAGGAAATATAAACACAAAATCTATAATTCAAGTAGCAATAGTCGTAATTTTAGGAACTTCTATCGCCTATTTAATTTATATCGCAAGTTTAAACTACATTTCCTCATCACTTGCAGGGATATTGACAGCCTTCGAGCCAGTACTTGCGGCAATATTATCAGTAATAATTTTTGGATTAAGATTTTCTGTTGTTGAATTAATTGGATTTGTATTGGTTTTCGTTTCAATATTTATTTTGGAAAAAAGATTATAA
- a CDS encoding META domain-containing protein, whose amino-acid sequence MKKTFILFGILTVFLLSCISLSAKTKKKIINLNETSWELSQIIKRGKEQEFPQNANITINFADNKINGNSGVNRYFGGYKIKNNSILTANAATTLMAGPEELMKIEQRFLEILQNSPRITYSNTTLSLRNKNGEIWTFQKLDLSEKLKNTKWKLLEMGQTTLPEKDGEITISFDENKVNGNSGVNNYFGSFEIKNNSIKIGPVGSTRMAGPENLMKIEFEYLKLLQDSKTIEFNNNLLILTTNDGKVLKFEKIDDRAYHY is encoded by the coding sequence ATGAAAAAGACATTTATTTTATTCGGAATTTTAACAGTTTTCTTACTAAGTTGCATTTCTTTAAGTGCAAAAACTAAAAAGAAAATTATTAACTTAAACGAAACTTCATGGGAATTATCACAAATTATAAAAAGAGGAAAAGAACAAGAATTTCCCCAAAATGCAAACATCACAATTAATTTTGCAGACAACAAAATTAATGGAAATTCAGGAGTAAACAGGTATTTTGGAGGTTATAAAATCAAAAATAACTCAATTTTAACTGCAAATGCAGCAACAACATTAATGGCAGGTCCAGAAGAATTAATGAAAATTGAACAAAGATTTTTAGAAATATTACAAAATTCTCCAAGAATAACTTATAGCAATACAACTTTAAGTTTGAGAAATAAAAATGGAGAAATTTGGACATTCCAAAAATTAGATTTAAGTGAAAAATTAAAAAATACAAAATGGAAACTTTTGGAAATGGGACAAACAACACTCCCAGAAAAAGATGGAGAAATAACAATTTCTTTCGACGAAAACAAAGTAAACGGAAATTCAGGAGTAAACAACTATTTTGGAAGTTTTGAAATAAAAAATAACAGCATTAAAATCGGACCAGTTGGCTCTACAAGAATGGCAGGACCAGAAAATTTAATGAAAATTGAATTTGAATATTTAAAATTATTACAAGATTCTAAAACTATAGAATTTAATAATAATCTTTTGATTTTGACTACTAATGATGGGAAAGTTTTGAAATTTGAAAAGATTGATGACAGAGCTTATCATTATTAG
- a CDS encoding metal ABC transporter permease, with product MIHFALEIQLIAIMVASACSILGTFLVLKSMAMVSDAITHTILLGIVVAFFMVHDLNSPLLIVGAGIVGVMTVYLVELLNSTRLVKEDSAIGVIFPLLFSIAVILLSKFAQNVHLDVDSVLLGELAFAPFNRVAIFGLSIPKGLLTTTIIFLVNLSFITIFFKELKISVFDRALALTLGMRPILIHYMLMSLVSMTAVASFEAVGSILVVAFMIGPPITAYLLTDKLKVMIILSTLLGAFASITGFYFARLFDVSIAGSIAVAIGVIFLLTLIFSPKKGLIFTINRKKSQKMAFSLRILLIHLSNHANTKKEKDECGVETIENHLRWSKSFLKKVIDKAEKNKYIYVDNGVFKLSKHGEKIIDSY from the coding sequence ATGATACATTTTGCGTTGGAAATACAGTTAATTGCAATTATGGTTGCGAGTGCCTGTTCGATTTTAGGGACTTTTCTTGTATTAAAAAGTATGGCAATGGTGTCAGATGCTATCACTCATACGATTTTACTTGGAATTGTAGTTGCATTTTTTATGGTTCATGACTTAAATTCTCCTTTATTAATCGTCGGTGCAGGAATTGTAGGAGTTATGACGGTTTACCTTGTGGAACTATTAAATTCAACAAGGCTTGTTAAAGAAGATTCTGCAATTGGAGTAATTTTTCCACTATTATTCAGTATTGCAGTAATTTTGCTTTCAAAATTTGCTCAAAATGTGCATTTGGATGTTGACTCAGTATTATTAGGAGAATTAGCCTTTGCACCATTTAACCGAGTAGCAATTTTCGGATTAAGCATTCCAAAAGGATTACTAACAACTACTATAATTTTTTTAGTAAATCTATCATTCATAACAATTTTTTTCAAAGAATTAAAAATTTCAGTATTTGACAGAGCATTGGCGTTGACACTTGGAATGAGACCAATATTAATCCACTATATGTTGATGTCGCTAGTTTCAATGACAGCAGTCGCCTCTTTTGAAGCAGTTGGATCCATTTTAGTCGTAGCCTTCATGATAGGCCCTCCAATAACAGCCTACTTACTTACTGACAAACTAAAAGTAATGATTATTTTAAGCACACTGTTAGGAGCATTTGCTAGTATCACAGGTTTCTATTTTGCAAGACTTTTCGATGTTTCAATCGCAGGAAGCATTGCCGTTGCAATCGGAGTAATTTTTCTTTTAACATTAATTTTTTCTCCAAAAAAAGGTTTGATTTTTACAATAAATCGGAAAAAATCTCAAAAAATGGCATTTTCACTAAGAATTTTGTTAATTCATTTGTCGAATCACGCCAATACTAAAAAGGAAAAAGACGAGTGTGGAGTTGAAACTATTGAAAATCATTTGCGTTGGAGCAAAAGTTTTTTGAAAAAAGTTATTGACAAAGCTGAAAAAAACAAATATATTTATGTTGATAACGGAGTTTTCAAACTTTCTAAGCATGGAGAAAAAATTATTGACAGTTATTAA
- a CDS encoding metal ABC transporter ATP-binding protein, with protein MTRANSMGNKQNNEIIIKVEDLTVAYEDKPVLWDVELNVKKGVLMAIVGPNGAGKSTLIKTMLNLIKPVTGEILFYNEKYSKVRNKIAYVPQRGSVDWDFPTTVFDVVEMGRYGKVGWLKRVSKIDKEKTKEAIAKVGMEEFSDRQISQLSGGQQQRVFLARALVQEAEIYFMDEPFQGVDSKTEKSIIDILKKLRNEGKTVIAVHHDLQTVKEYFDYVTFINVSVVASGPVEEIFTPENIEKTYKNKKLSEREGS; from the coding sequence ATGACAAGAGCAAATAGTATGGGAAATAAACAGAACAATGAAATAATTATAAAAGTGGAGGATTTGACAGTAGCCTACGAAGATAAGCCTGTTTTATGGGATGTTGAATTAAATGTAAAAAAGGGAGTACTGATGGCTATTGTAGGTCCAAACGGTGCCGGGAAATCAACATTAATTAAAACAATGCTCAACCTTATAAAGCCTGTTACTGGAGAAATTTTATTTTATAATGAAAAGTACAGCAAAGTAAGAAATAAAATAGCATATGTTCCTCAAAGGGGGAGCGTTGACTGGGATTTTCCAACGACTGTATTTGATGTGGTTGAAATGGGGCGTTATGGAAAGGTTGGATGGCTTAAGAGGGTAAGTAAAATCGATAAGGAAAAAACAAAGGAAGCTATTGCAAAAGTTGGAATGGAAGAATTTTCCGACAGACAGATAAGCCAGCTTTCGGGAGGACAGCAGCAGAGAGTCTTTCTGGCAAGGGCATTAGTTCAGGAAGCTGAAATTTATTTTATGGATGAACCATTTCAAGGAGTAGACAGTAAGACAGAAAAATCAATAATTGATATTCTGAAAAAATTGAGAAATGAAGGAAAAACAGTGATTGCTGTACACCATGACTTACAGACTGTAAAAGAATATTTTGATTATGTGACGTTCATAAATGTGTCTGTCGTTGCATCTGGGCCTGTTGAAGAAATTTTCACGCCAGAAAACATTGAAAAAACTTACAAAAATAAAAAATTAAGTGAAAGAGAGGGCAGTTAA
- a CDS encoding endo alpha-1,4 polygalactosaminidase has product MKKVLLILSLFIFCYCFSNTNVKDNKNSKVENTKKYVSGSEIYRDRMRDLIREVRSNTTKNKYLITQNGNLLYYRNNQIDKDFFNVTNGTTQESLYYGEGLKLSHPTKKESNEFLLSILNPIRKAGKPIFAINYGVGNKLREDLLVKSNQTNIINELLPSFGAEKAYMPIQNFNSNNINSLNDVKNFLVLLNPKEFRDVDDFYNYLKNTDYDLLLIEPSHSGKYMTKEQIESLKRKKNGAKRIVIAYFSIGEAGGYRDSWKPEWKNKATRPSWIVGENPNWADDYIVKYWSPEWRKIVKDYQKRLDDMGVDGYMLDTVDTYYNFEVKSEKSGEIIN; this is encoded by the coding sequence ATGAAAAAAGTACTATTAATATTGTCATTATTTATTTTTTGTTATTGCTTCTCAAATACAAATGTAAAAGACAATAAGAATTCAAAAGTTGAAAATACAAAAAAATATGTTTCAGGAAGTGAAATTTATCGTGACAGAATGAGAGATTTAATTCGTGAAGTGCGTTCAAATACAACAAAGAATAAATATTTAATCACACAAAATGGGAATTTGTTGTATTATCGTAATAATCAAATAGACAAGGATTTTTTTAATGTTACGAACGGAACTACACAAGAATCACTTTATTATGGAGAAGGTCTAAAATTGTCGCATCCGACTAAAAAGGAGTCAAATGAGTTTCTTTTGAGTATTTTAAATCCAATTAGAAAAGCAGGGAAACCAATTTTTGCGATAAATTATGGAGTAGGGAATAAATTGAGAGAAGATTTGTTGGTAAAATCTAATCAAACAAATATTATAAATGAATTGTTACCATCATTTGGAGCTGAAAAAGCATATATGCCAATACAAAATTTTAATTCGAATAATATAAATTCTTTGAATGATGTAAAAAATTTCTTGGTGTTATTAAATCCAAAAGAATTTAGAGATGTTGATGATTTTTATAATTATTTGAAAAATACTGATTATGATTTGTTGTTAATCGAGCCTTCACATAGTGGAAAATATATGACAAAAGAGCAAATAGAATCATTGAAGAGAAAGAAAAATGGAGCTAAGAGAATAGTGATAGCATATTTTAGTATTGGAGAAGCTGGAGGATACAGAGATTCCTGGAAGCCTGAATGGAAAAATAAAGCTACAAGACCTAGTTGGATTGTGGGAGAAAATCCAAATTGGGCAGACGATTACATTGTAAAATATTGGAGTCCTGAATGGAGAAAAATCGTAAAAGATTATCAAAAACGATTAGATGATATGGGTGTAGACGGTTATATGCTTGATACAGTTGACACATACTATAATTTTGAAGTTAAATCTGAAAAAAGCGGAGAAATTATAAATTAA
- the cbiD gene encoding cobalt-precorrin-5B (C(1))-methyltransferase CbiD produces the protein MENYVYFNGRKLRYGYTTGSSATAATKAALLLLLGKVEKIEEVEIDVPAGERIKIGIKSFEKMKDYTMATVVKDGGDDPDATHGLEIVSKVSFRKDNKINIFGGKGVGKVTKVGLPVEIGKSAINPTPMKMLTSIVEEFLPEGKGIDVEISVPLGEEAAKKTMNAKLGIIGGISILGTMGIVRPMSEESWKASLAIELKQNLTYFNTKTAIFLFGNRGKMFLSKEFPKRAEEGVVISNFVGYMFDKACEYEVKKVYFIGELGKFVKVAGGIFHTHSRVSDAKMEILAANALLVGEKLENVYKILDSNTTEEASGYIEKKEVFNLLAEKAKQKCEEHCRKNGWDLEVETLILSAEKKIIGQSKNFFKEF, from the coding sequence ATGGAAAATTATGTATATTTTAACGGTAGAAAATTGCGATATGGTTATACTACTGGGAGTTCAGCAACGGCAGCGACTAAAGCAGCATTGTTACTTTTGCTGGGAAAAGTCGAAAAAATCGAAGAAGTTGAAATAGACGTTCCAGCAGGTGAGAGAATAAAAATTGGGATTAAATCTTTTGAAAAGATGAAGGATTATACGATGGCGACTGTTGTGAAAGATGGGGGAGATGACCCTGATGCGACACATGGTTTGGAGATTGTTTCAAAAGTGAGTTTTAGAAAAGATAATAAAATCAATATTTTTGGAGGAAAAGGAGTTGGAAAAGTTACAAAAGTTGGGCTTCCTGTAGAAATTGGAAAATCAGCAATTAATCCAACACCAATGAAAATGTTGACAAGTATTGTTGAGGAGTTTCTTCCAGAGGGAAAAGGTATTGATGTTGAAATCAGTGTGCCTTTGGGTGAGGAAGCTGCAAAAAAAACAATGAATGCAAAGTTAGGAATTATCGGTGGAATCTCGATTCTTGGAACAATGGGAATTGTGCGACCAATGTCTGAAGAGTCATGGAAAGCCTCTTTGGCAATAGAATTGAAGCAAAATTTGACATATTTTAATACAAAGACAGCGATTTTTCTTTTTGGAAATCGTGGAAAAATGTTTTTGAGCAAGGAATTCCCTAAAAGAGCTGAAGAAGGGGTTGTAATCAGTAACTTTGTTGGATATATGTTTGACAAAGCCTGTGAATATGAAGTTAAGAAAGTTTATTTTATTGGTGAATTGGGAAAATTTGTGAAAGTGGCAGGAGGAATTTTTCATACACACAGTCGAGTTTCTGATGCAAAAATGGAAATTTTAGCTGCAAATGCTTTATTAGTTGGCGAAAAGTTGGAAAATGTTTACAAAATTTTAGATTCGAATACGACTGAAGAAGCTTCTGGATATATTGAAAAAAAGGAAGTTTTCAATTTACTAGCTGAAAAGGCAAAGCAAAAATGTGAAGAACATTGCAGAAAAAATGGCTGGGACTTGGAAGTAGAAACGTTGATTTTATCAGCTGAGAAAAAAATTATTGGGCAAAGTAAGAACTTTTTTAAAGAGTTCTAG
- the cbiE gene encoding precorrin-6y C5,15-methyltransferase (decarboxylating) subunit CbiE, with protein MEKIQILGLGPGNLDYTLPIVLKKIKESEVIVGGKRHIESLGEYAENKEYCYISADLQKVLDFINENRNKKISVIVSGDTGFYSLLTFMKKYFESEELEVVPGISSVQYMFAKISEYWYDACIASVHGKEFDFVEKLNEYEKIGLLTDFKENTPQKIAQKLLENNFENVKIFVGENLSYENEKIYRFKAKELANYEEKFGMNVVILKK; from the coding sequence ATGGAAAAAATACAAATTTTAGGTCTAGGACCTGGAAATTTAGACTACACATTACCAATTGTTTTGAAGAAAATTAAGGAATCGGAAGTAATTGTCGGTGGAAAGCGGCATATTGAAAGTTTGGGAGAGTATGCGGAGAATAAGGAATATTGCTATATTTCAGCTGATTTGCAAAAAGTTCTGGATTTCATAAATGAGAATCGAAATAAAAAGATTTCTGTGATTGTGTCTGGAGATACTGGATTTTACAGTCTTCTAACTTTTATGAAAAAATATTTTGAAAGTGAAGAGCTAGAAGTTGTGCCAGGAATTTCATCGGTTCAATATATGTTCGCAAAAATTTCAGAATATTGGTATGATGCTTGTATTGCCAGTGTTCATGGGAAGGAATTCGATTTTGTGGAAAAATTGAATGAGTATGAAAAAATTGGATTATTGACTGATTTTAAAGAAAATACGCCGCAAAAAATTGCTCAAAAATTGTTAGAAAATAATTTTGAGAATGTGAAAATTTTTGTTGGGGAAAATTTGTCTTATGAAAATGAAAAAATTTATCGTTTTAAGGCAAAAGAGTTGGCAAATTATGAAGAGAAATTTGGAATGAATGTTGTGATTTTGAAAAAATAA